The sequence below is a genomic window from Alphaproteobacteria bacterium.
GCCGAAATATATCGGCCCTTGCAGGCACCGCCACGACAAAACCAGCTATGAAGGGCCGAAGCGGCGCAATCAGGACGACGACCTTTTCGCGGCGACGGCGTCATGACGCCTGAGAACGACAACGCGCTAGCCCCCGACGTCTTCATCGATCCGCCCTCGGACAGTTTGAAGAAGAAGGCGCCGCCCATTGCCCGCAGCCTGGAAGAAGCGCTCAAGAAAACCCAGGACGTCGTGGCGCTTGCAGGCAAGGACTATCCGCAACGCCTTGCCCGCGACCTTGACCGTCTCAGGGAGCTTTCAGTACAGTTTACGGCCGTGCCTTCAGCGGAAACCATGGAGGAGCTTCGTTTCCTGGCGCATG
It includes:
- a CDS encoding Hpt domain-containing protein; the encoded protein is MTPENDNALAPDVFIDPPSDSLKKKAPPIARSLEEALKKTQDVVALAGKDYPQRLARDLDRLRELSVQFTAVPSAETMEELRFLAHDMKGQGGQFGYGLVTEICDYLQKFLKDTPAPSMRTAEIVTVHVNALILVEGKKMMGDGGKAGDVLIDSLAKLVK